The following nucleotide sequence is from Candidatus Omnitrophota bacterium.
TCGAAGCGTGGCAGGAAGGAAAAGGCGCTATGTCGTAAACTAATTCTTCCTCGACGATCGAGGGATGCCGTTCGGCGGCCATTCCGTTCATCGCAACTAGGATCGAGACGGCGGCGAATAGAATTCTCATCATGGAAATCCTCCTCTTTACTTTTCTTCGCATCCAGCGTTATTAATGGGATTGGAGCGTTGTATCCATCGCTTGCCATGTTTATCATATAGAGATGTGGCGGGAAATGGAACCTTGATTTCCTTTAAGAGGAATAATTTTAACGATAGGTATGAATTGCAATTATGCCGAGAAAGTTAGAGTACAACGCCAAAATTTCGCAGCGGATCGACATCTCTCCCGGCTTGGCGATTTTCCGCGTCGTTCCGGACGAATCGCTATTTGCTTTCAAGCCTGGACAATACTCCGTTTTAGGTTTGAAGCGCAAAGAGGCTCGCGCTCCGGGAAGCGATCCCGACGTGGAAGAATCGCAAAATAAAGACCCGGAAGAGATGATCCTCCGCGCGTATTCCATCGCTTCCTCCAGCGTCGATAAGGAATTCGTCGAGTTTTACGTCGCGCAAGTGGAGAGCGGCGAACTAACGCCCCGCTTGTTCAATTTGAAGAACGGCGATCCGCTCTATCTCGGCCCCAAAGCCGCTGGAATTTTTACGTTGGATCAAGTTCCCCAAGGCCAGCATGTCTTCCTCATCGCCACTGGCACCGGCCTCGCGCCCTACATCAGCATGGTCCGCACCCAGCTGCGAGACCATCCGGATCGCCTTTTCGTAGTTCTGCATGGCGCCCGCCATTCCTGGGACCTTGGCTATCGCGACGAACTGAATTCTCTGGCTCGCTATTTTCCCAATCTGAAATATTTCCCCTCCATTTCCAATCCCAAAGGCGACGTTACTTGGAAAGGGTTGGCGGGAAGAGTGCAAATATTCATCGAAAACGATTTCGTGGAACAAGCGATCGGCCGCAAAATAACGCCGGACGATTTTCACATTTTCTTATGCGGCAATCCCGCTATGATCGAAACGGTCATCGCTATGATGGAA
It contains:
- a CDS encoding ferredoxin--NADP reductase, with amino-acid sequence MPRKLEYNAKISQRIDISPGLAIFRVVPDESLFAFKPGQYSVLGLKRKEARAPGSDPDVEESQNKDPEEMILRAYSIASSSVDKEFVEFYVAQVESGELTPRLFNLKNGDPLYLGPKAAGIFTLDQVPQGQHVFLIATGTGLAPYISMVRTQLRDHPDRLFVVLHGARHSWDLGYRDELNSLARYFPNLKYFPSISNPKGDVTWKGLAGRVQIFIENDFVEQAIGRKITPDDFHIFLCGNPAMIETVIAMMEERGFRKGTRQESGNIHIEEYW